One window of the Gavia stellata isolate bGavSte3 chromosome 9, bGavSte3.hap2, whole genome shotgun sequence genome contains the following:
- the PALD1 gene encoding paladin has protein sequence MGTTASAAQQAVSASPLESGAPGDGSMEDQRSLSIHSFQTLGLHNSKAKSIITNKVAPVVITYNCREEFQIHDDLLKANYTVGRISEATLEHYLVQGKYFMVRDVYGKLDVLNTTGSCGAPNFRQAKGGYAVFGMGQPSLNGFKLVLQKLQREGHKECVFFCVREEPVVFLRLEGDFVSYTPRGKENLHENLQRLQRGLRAEGLELAIRKEIHDFAQLSESVYYVYDDIERLRDEPHAVRVQCEEDIQVTEEVYRRPIFLLPSYRYHRLPLPAEGAPLEEQFDAFIRFLRESPSLLLRDPGRPPPALLFGCQTGVGRTNLAMAMGTLVLHHHRGAAQKPDLPHPPKTSPRDRLRVIQTFIEMVPKGQQIVEEVDGAVASCSEMHDMKEAIYEYKKKLEGIGEDYQIQGSSTKEYFLQRTLQSLERYFYLIAFNYYLHEQYPLGFALSFSRWMCRHPELYRLQAEMNSSELTVTGDIVTKGTRVLVADERFCPDVLSTAKEMSVANFRRVPKMPVYGTAQPSSKTLGSVLRYLTDAKRKHARIVWINLREEAVLEGNEQIYTLREPGHLEELIPVPATSPQQLEKLEATLKGDLLKCQKWLEVYLETEKQMKMFKSCLTTQEIFSQQKNACQGLTYRRIPIPDFCAPKEQDFDRLLEAMKSALAEDSRAAFVFNCSSGRGRTTTAMVIAVLTLWHFNGIPEMSEEEIVSVPDAKYTKGEFEVVMKVVQLLPDGHRMKKEVDMALDTVSETMTPMHYHLREIIICTYRQGKSGKDEKETRTLRLRSLQYLERYIYLILFNAYLHLEKKDSWQRPFSLWMRQVAAVAGVYEVLNQLGFPELESLEGEGEPLGTLRGRWRAQGSTSRPFRGDFA, from the exons ATGGGTACGACCGCCAGCGCGGCGCAGCAGGCAGTCTCGGCATCCCCCCTGGAGAGCGGGGCGCCGGGCGACGGCAGCATGGAGGACCAGCGCTCCCTCAGCATCCACTCCTTCCAGACCCTGGGGCTCCACAACAGCAAGGCCAAGTCCATCATCACCAACAAAGTGGCGCCCGTGGTCATCAC GTACAACTGCAGGGAGGAGTTTCAGATCCACGATGACCTGCTGAAGGCCAACTACACGGTGGGACGCATTTCCGAGGCCACGCTGGAACACTACCTCGTGCAG GGGAAATATTTCATGGTCAGGGATGTATACGGCAAATTAGACGTCTTGAACACTACCGGCAGCTGCGGCGCTCCCAATTTCCGACAAGCCAAAGGAGGTTACGCCGTGTTCGGCATGGGGCAACCCAGCCTCAACGGCTTCAAGCTCGTCctgcagaagctgcagagagaggGCCACAAG GAGTGCGTCTTCTTCTGCGTCCGCGAGGAACCCGTGGTCTTCCTGCGGCTGGAGGGGGACTTCGTGTCCTACACCCCCCGGGGCAAGGAGAACCTGCACGAGAACCTGCAGCGCCTgcagcgggggctgcgggcggaGGGCTTGGAGTTGGCCATCCGCAAGGAG ATCCACGACTTTGCACAGCTGAGCGAAAGCGTCTACTACGTCTACGACGACATCGAGCGCTTGCGGGATGAGCCCCATGCCGTGCGGGTGCAGTGTGAGGAGGACATCCAGGTGACGGAGGAGGTCTACCGCAGACccatcttcctcctgccctcctaCAG GTACCAccggctgcccctgcccgctgAGGGAGCCCCTTTGGAGGAGCAGTTCGACGCTTTCATCCGCTTCCTCAGG GAGAgccccagcctgctgctgcgGGACCCCGGCAGACCCCCGCCGGCGCTGCTCTTCGGCTGCCAGACCGGCGTGGGCAGGACCAACTTGGCCATGGCCATGGGCACGCTCGTCCTCCACCACCACCGAGGAGCCGCCCAGAAGCCCGA cctCCCCCACCCGCCTAAAACATCTCCCAGGGACAGGCTTCGGGTCATCCAGACCTTCATCGAGATGGTCCCCAAAGGCCAGCAGATAGTCGAGGAG GTGGACGGTGCCGTCGCCTCCTGCTCGGAGATGCACGACATGAAGGAAGCCATCTACGAGTACAAGAAGAAGCTGGAAGGGATTGGGGAGGACTATCAGATCCAG GGGAGCAGCACCAAAGAGTATTTCCTCCAGAGGACTTTGCAGAGCCTCGAACGCTATTTCTACTTGATTGCTTTCAACTACTACCTTCACGAGCAg TACCCCCTGGGCTTTGCCCTCAGCTtcagcaggtggatgtgccgGCACCCCGAGCTCTACCGGCTGCAGGCGGAGATGAACTCATCGGAGCTCACTGTCACCGGGGATATCGTCACCAAGGGGACACGAGTGCTG GTGGCGGACGAGCGCTTCTGCCCGGACGTGCTGAGTACCGCCAAGGAGATGAGCGTGGCCAACTTCCGACGGGTGCCCAAGATGCCCGTCTATGGGACGGCGCAGCCCAGCTCCAAG ACCCTGGGGAGCGTCCTGCGGTACCTGACGGACGCCAAGAGGAAGCACGCCCGCATCGTCTGGATCAACCTCCGGGAAGAAGCCGTCCTGGAAGGGAACGAGCAGATCTATACGCTGCGGGAGCCCGGGCACCTGGAGGAGCTGATCCCCGTGCCCGCCACCTCgccccagcagctggag AAACTAGAGGCTACCCTGAAGGGCGACCTGCTGAAGTGCCAGAAGTGGCTGGAGGTCTACCTGGAGACGGAGAAGCAGATGAAGATGTTCAAGAGCTGCCTGACCACGCAGGAGATATTCAGCCAGCAGAAGAATGCCTGCCAGGGGCTGACCTACCGCCGCATCCCCATCCCCGACTTCTGCGCTCCCAAGGAGCAG GACTTTGACCGGCTACTGGAGGCGATGAAGAGTGCCCTGGCCGAGGACTCGCGGGCAGCCTTCGTGTTCAACTGCTCCAGCGGCCGGGGCAGGACCACCACGGCCATGGTCATCGCTGTCCTCACCCTTTGGCACTTCAAC GGCATCCCCGAGATGAGCGAGGAGGAAATCGTGAGCGTGCCTGACGCCAAGTACACCAAAGGGGAGTTCGAG GTGGTGATGAAGGTGGTCCAGCTCCTGCCCGATGGTCACCGGATGAAGAAGGAGGTGGACATGGCCCTGGACACTGTCAGCGAGACCATGACGCCCATGCACTACCACCTCCGAGAAATCATCATCTGCACCTACCGGCAG GGGAAGTCAGGCAAGGACGAGAAGGAGACGCGGACGCTGCGGCTGAGGAGCCTGCAGTACCTGGAACGCTACATCTACCTGATCCTCTTCAACGCCTACCTGCATCTGGAGAAGAAGGACTCCTGGCAGCGGCCCTTCAGCCTCTGGATGCGCCAG GTGGCGGCGGTGGCCGGGGTCTACGAGGTCCTGAACCAGTTGGGCTTCCCCGAGCTGGAGAGCCTGGAGGGCGAGGGCGAGCCCCTGGGCACGCTGCGGGGCCGCTGGCGGGCGCAGGGGagcacctcccgccccttccGCGGGGACTTCGCGTAG